The following proteins are encoded in a genomic region of Nymphalis io chromosome 16, ilAglIoxx1.1, whole genome shotgun sequence:
- the LOC126774431 gene encoding ADP-ribosylation factor-like protein 4C — protein MGANMGKNSSLLDALPSTQGTLHVVMLGLDSAGKTTALYRLKFDQYLNTVPTIGFNCEKVKGTIGKSKGVNFLVWDVGGQEKLRPLWKSYTRCTDGIIFVLDSVDIERMEEAKMELIRTAKSPDNAGVPILVLANKQDLPGAKEPRELEKLLGLHELVSSPHGSRDAHSWHVQPACAITGEGLHEGLEALYEMILKRRKLAKLQKKRVR, from the coding sequence ATGGGTGCAAATATGGGCAAGAACTCGAGCCTGCTCGACGCGCTGCCTTCTACGCAAGGCACGCTCCATGTTGTTATGCTGGGCCTCGACTCCGCCGGCAAAACTACAGCGCTCTACAGGCTCAAATTCGACCAATATCTTAACACCGTCCCGACTATAGGTTTCAACTGTGAGAAGGTTAAAGGCACAATCGGAAAATCGAAAGGTGTCAATTTTCTCGTATGGGATGTAGGTGGACAGGAAAAACTCCGGCCGTTATGGAAATCATACACACGCTGCACAGATggcattatatttgttttagacTCCGTTGACATTGAGAGAATGGAAGAAGCTAAAATGGAACTAATACGTACGGCCAAATCACCAGACAATGCAGGAGTTCCAATACTCGTACTAGCAAATAAACAGGATTTGCCAGGAGCAAAGGAACCCCGTGAATTAGAAAAGCTACTAGGGTTACACGAACTTGTGTCATCTCCACATGGTTCACGCGATGCACACTCGTGGCATGTCCAACCGGCTTGTGCTATTACCGGCGAAGGTCTTCATGAGGGTCTTGAAGCACTATACGAGATGATACTCAAAAGAAGAAAACTGGCCAAGTTACAGAAAAAACGAGTcagataa
- the LOC126774520 gene encoding uncharacterized protein LOC126774520, protein MINVTKSRTTLSNKSLEKCKKESLLKQVNKINEGELSDVSLQSSAVPCKKIIRVTSLRKAENILPLKLYSKKQDSDRFKQQLDINIYKKYKIISLDLKKRLHVENPTNDILAVTDIAEDFYRCINGRPVRLHIPVFKSYKETINKLLQMKQEIGVKTDYILNIDTNYRNEICIFDSAVKRLKKEVKYFDTFISEDYQKSMTFLTEWDKLRSQVDSQLKELQNVALEKFTIISKLIGLEYRYGLQQKYGRFLYYLSPSSWRLNNRDFARSCEIEAKGFDFDNCNDEDTFTVIFERMRKICYGIPIKPAIYFTQPKDLMDVFDTMEAQQLHYYTHVYHLAPYTKILKNGIKSLKEVIFQESALVKGSIKRFENFLLFSEQRCAQLESKFFKILYGLFYKSVAALDVIKLTLHLQFCYERVLQEKPLNMDLKALAKSLENVYMDYSKRLDFVHNDAVRLAMKKCMHTEELKMMRANNAARELRLFYRLERELLRSHGIPADNTYVPIQKSIPKNKINVNTKNTIKELKKKSLTEAEIEYLKLFTDWTENEDPAIFLQNLNGRSKSGSFNAT, encoded by the coding sequence atgattaatgTAACTAAATCAAGAACGACTCTTTCAAATAAATCTttagaaaaatgtaaaaaggAGTCGCTTTTGaaacaagttaataaaataaatgaaggaGAATTATCAGATGTTTCATTGCAAAGTTCCGCTGTGCcatgcaaaaaaataatacgagTAACCAGTTTAAGGAAGgctgaaaatattttacctcTAAAGTTATATTCGAAGAAGCAAGACAGTGATCGATTTAAACAGCaattagatattaatatttataaaaaatataaaataattagcttAGATTTGAAAAAACGTCTACACGTGGAAAATCCAACTAATGATATATTAGCTGTCACTGATATTGCTGAAGATTTTTACAGATGTATAAATGGTCGTCCTGTACGCCTTCATATTCCTGTTTTTAAGTCGTATAAAGAGACAATCAATAAATTACTACAAATGAAACAAGAAATAGGAGTAAAAAcggattacattttaaatattgacacAAATTATCGCAacgaaatttgtatatttgattCTGCCGTGAAAAGGCTAAAAAAAGAAGtcaaatattttgatacatttatATCAGAGGACTATCAAAAATCTATGACTTTCTTGACCGAGTGGGATAAATTAAGAAGTCAAGTTGATTCACAATTAAAAGAGTTACAAAACGTTGCATTAGaaaaatttactataatatcTAAGCTTATTGGTTTAGAATATAGATATGGTCTACAGCAGAAATATGGcaggtttttatattatttgtcacCATCGAGTTGGCGTCTAAATAACAGAGATTTTGCAAGATCATGTGAAATTGAAGCTAAaggttttgattttgataattgCAATGATGAAGATACCTTTACAGTAATATTTGAGAGAATGCGAAAAATTTGTTACGGAATACCAATTAAACCtgcaatttattttactcaacCAAAAGATCTAATGGATGTTTTCGATACAATGGAAGCACAGCAGCTTCACTATTATACGCATGTCTATCATCTAGCgccatatacaaaaatattaaagaatggAATAAAATCGTTAAAAGAGGTTATTTTTCAAGAGTCTGCTTTAGTCAAAGGTTCCATAAAACGTTTCGAAAATTTTCTACTTTTTTCCGAACAGCGTTGCGCTCAACTAGaatcaaagttttttaaaattttatatggttTGTTTTACAAATCTGTTGCTGCACTTGATGTTATAAAGTTAACCTTACATTTACAATTCTGTTATGAGAGAGTGCTTCAAGAAAAACCTTTAAATATGGACCTTAAAGCATTGGCAAAGAGTttagaaaatgtttatatggACTATTCTAAGAGATTAGATTTCGTTCATAATGACGCTGTTCGGCTTGCTATGAAAAAGTGTATGCATACAGAAGAGTTGAAAATGATGAGAGCTAATAATGCTGCTAGAGAACTACGCCTATTTTACAGATTAGAAAGAGAGTTACTTCGCTCACATGGAATCCCCGCTGATAATACATATGTCCCGATACAAAAAAGCATaccaaagaataaaataaatgttaataccaaaaatactataaaagagCTTAAAAAGAAGTCTTTAACGGAAGCTGAGATAGAAtacttaaaactttttacaGACTGGACCGAAAACGAAGATCCagctatttttttacaaaatttaaacggCAGAAGTAAAAGCGGCAGTTTTAATgctacataa
- the LOC126774390 gene encoding uncharacterized protein LOC126774390, with translation MSCLKEKRKPMVPLKTLDIIFRRRYVPNTQHYFANRKHAVKEDKGIMKSRPFRIPRSEKLLSYIKYSDRKEKLISKNRLYQPLHLKDNLRIAATRDISERLFVGEPIDDVRAVVEIHPEFYTVIEGRPLRSFDDIKVYVNNIRNYAMNRQQIGYRRDLIMKIEQNIVDESKEYDDIVIKLKQHIKDFQRFLTEDYKISCAKVSRTEKVYAELLAKNSEFLGYVSKLTILNNILFKLDAIRSILKIYRSYLIFVAPLSWRQMYDENLKHKLQSIQFETEEFVTDNDLVETMDIDRMIELAKQELRDPHPPHIYFTRPQQMIYLFRTMELQSREYLIHLSKTDVPHRQLKDRIRQLKKTTKQELDYFQYYIDSIKNEIARETYNESHLQKKFFRILNTNFYDSIASPSTLKLKICIEYVYEQIFGKCEEGHQNLQDPMKILEVMYEDYNLRLDSLDFKIVNQAQQDFFTQDLKTMKNAYAAQRELRAFREMTTAMNKAFLPPAKYKRPTLSKFLDKKSRMALVVAEKRKSQLRSGERIKPKQIKITQEEQDGLIMFTEWCEGMNPLPYLAEYYKFVKPAFEWVPRKSVLP, from the coding sequence ATGTCGTGCTTAAAAGAAAAACGTAAGCCAATGGTTCCACTTAAAACTTTGGATATCATATTTCGACGTCGCTATGTACCAAATACTCAGCACTATTTTGCTAATAGAAAACATGCTGTAAAAGAAGATAAAGGAATAATGAAATCTAGGCCATTTCGAATACCAAGGTCTGAGAAATTActatcatatattaaatacagcgatcgtaaagaaaaattaattagcAAGAATAGATTGTACCAACCCTTACATTTAAAAGATAACCTTAGGATAGCCGCTACAAGAGATATTTCAGAAAGACTTTTCGTAGGAGAGCCTATTGATGATGTAAGAGCAGTTGTAGAAATTCACCCGGAGTTTTACACAGTTATTGAAGGACGCCCATTACGAAGCTTTGACGATATAAAggtttatgttaataatataagaaattatgCCATGAATCGTCAGCAAATCGGGTACAGGCGTGATCTTATTatgaaaatagaacaaaatataGTCGATGAATCGAAAGAATATGATGACAtagtcattaaattaaaacaacatattAAAGATTTTCAAAGATTTCTAAcagaagattataaaatatcctGTGCGAAAGTTTCAAGGACAGAGAAAGTCTATGCTGAATTGCTGGCTAAAAATTCTGAATTTTTAGGCTATGtatcaaaattaacaattttgaataacattttattcaaaCTTGACGCTATACgcagtattttaaaaatttataggagctatttaatatttgtagcaCCGTTATCATGGCGACAAATGTATGATgagaatttaaaacataaattacaatcaatacAATTTGAAACTGAAGAGTTTGTTACTGACAACGATTTAGTTGAAACCATGGATATAGACAGAATGATTGAATTAGCAAAACAAGAATTAAGAGATCCACATCCACCCCACATATATTTTACGCGTCCTCaacaaatgatttatttatttcggaCGATGGAGTTGCAGAGTAGAGAGTATTTAATACATCTTTCAAAAACAGACGTACCTCATAGGCAGTTAAAGGATCGGATACGGCAAttgaaaaaaacaactaaacaaGAGCttgattattttcaatattacattGATAGTATTAAGAATGAAATAGCTAGAGAAACTTACAATGAAagtcatttacaaaaaaagttttttagaattttaaacacaaactttTATGATAGCATAGCCAGTCCTAGCacgctaaaattaaaaatatgtattgagtATGTATACGAACAAATTTTCGGCAAGTGTGAGGAAGGTCATCAGAATTTGCAAGATCCTATGAAAATTCTAGAAGTCATGTACGAAGATTACAATTTGCGTCTGGATTCTTTAGACTTTAAAATAGTTAATCAAGCTCAACAGGATTTCTTTACGCAGGATCTGAAAACAATGAAAAATGCATATGCAGCTCAACGTGAACTCCGAGCATTTCGTGAAATGACAACTGCAATGAATAAAGCGTTTTTGCCTCCTGCAAAATATAAACGACCGACTTTGTCTaagtttttagataaaaaaagtcGAATGGCTTTGGTAGTTGCTGAAAAGCGAAAGTCACAGCTCAGGAGTGGTGAACGTATAAAGcccaaacaaattaaaattactcaGGAAGAGCAAGATGGGTTGATAATGTTCACAGAATGGTGCGAAGGTATGAATCCGTTACCATATTTAgcagaatattataaatttgttaagcCTGCTTTCGAGTGGGTACCACGAAAATCCGTCCTGCCTTGA